In the Paenibacillus sp. FSL H7-0357 genome, one interval contains:
- a CDS encoding response regulator, protein MRVLVADDEKLSRVSLISMLEESERDISIAGEATNGEDLLNALSKMQPDVAFVDIRMPKMNGLEAIERGRKLSPHTQWVILSGFSEFDYARKALSLGAFMYLLKPLGMEELGAVLDSLFTKIDQTYQRLDDEFEHYILAALNNGQSPGLAEFVSEARYTKYKVLLIATDTHAFPGQMEQAKRCLYSAIQEAVSGWSSLTCRVAIFTLTSGETAVAMCWQEGEPKDDLQMEVMTDSIYHRINRLTDQRIAYTQVDSSIYTNIGGMLAGLQDIRRLLPLRAVIGINHRFSLEELQKQPPAAAHMGLVMTKLVDDYHHHLYMDYCRELEEITTLLRTEQHSKQQIKHMRSFIQYGMNDSTELETVELTTLLTRHADKLLTDKKKLEGEPPDMISEVIYSIEQHYASNISIAQLAERLRITPNYLSSTFHKKTGTTFTKYLTRLRIHRAKELLSTTNLPVKDIALQVGYYSTRHFVKLFIESEGCYPTEYKKQARL, encoded by the coding sequence ATGAGAGTGCTTGTTGCAGATGATGAAAAGCTATCCAGAGTCTCATTGATCAGCATGCTGGAGGAATCGGAGCGCGACATTTCAATTGCCGGTGAGGCAACCAACGGGGAGGACCTGCTGAATGCTTTGTCAAAAATGCAGCCCGATGTAGCTTTTGTCGATATCCGAATGCCCAAAATGAACGGACTGGAAGCGATTGAACGCGGCCGCAAGCTTTCTCCCCATACCCAGTGGGTCATTTTGTCGGGTTTTTCCGAGTTTGATTATGCCCGCAAGGCGCTTAGCCTGGGAGCCTTTATGTATTTATTAAAGCCTCTGGGGATGGAGGAGCTGGGAGCGGTCCTGGATTCACTTTTTACTAAGATTGATCAGACCTACCAAAGGCTTGACGACGAATTTGAGCATTACATACTGGCAGCTTTGAATAACGGGCAGTCCCCCGGCCTGGCAGAATTCGTCTCCGAAGCCCGTTATACGAAATATAAGGTATTACTGATTGCGACAGATACGCATGCATTCCCGGGACAAATGGAACAAGCCAAGCGCTGTTTATACAGTGCAATACAGGAAGCTGTCAGCGGATGGTCCTCTTTAACTTGCCGTGTGGCAATATTTACGCTGACTAGCGGGGAAACAGCAGTGGCGATGTGTTGGCAGGAGGGGGAGCCGAAGGACGATCTGCAGATGGAAGTTATGACGGACAGCATATATCACCGAATAAACCGTCTGACAGACCAAAGGATTGCCTATACTCAGGTTGATAGCAGCATATATACAAATATTGGCGGCATGCTGGCAGGTCTGCAGGACATTCGCCGGTTGCTGCCGCTGCGTGCCGTTATAGGAATTAACCACAGATTTTCGCTTGAAGAGCTCCAGAAGCAGCCTCCTGCGGCAGCTCATATGGGACTTGTAATGACCAAGCTGGTCGATGATTACCATCACCATCTCTATATGGATTACTGCAGGGAGTTGGAAGAAATTACGACCCTGTTAAGGACGGAACAACACTCCAAGCAACAAATAAAGCATATGCGGAGTTTTATTCAATATGGAATGAATGATAGTACTGAGCTTGAAACCGTTGAGCTGACAACCCTACTTACCCGCCATGCGGATAAGCTGCTAACTGACAAGAAAAAACTGGAGGGCGAGCCTCCGGATATGATCTCAGAAGTGATCTATTCTATTGAACAACATTATGCCAGCAATATCTCCATTGCCCAGTTGGCGGAGAGGCTGAGAATCACACCTAATTATCTGAGCTCTACCTTCCACAAAAAAACAGGGACCACATTTACGAAATATTTGACTCGTCTGCGGATTCACCGGGCCAAGGAGCTTTTAAGTACGACCAACCTTCCGGTAAAAGATATCGCCCTGCAAGTGGGATATTACAGCACCAGACATTTCGTCAAATTATTTATAGAATCCGAAGGCTGCTATCCGACAGAATACAAGAAGCAGGCTCGTCTATAG
- a CDS encoding ABC transporter permease has protein sequence MKTIRKHGELMALFLFAFIFFVIFKYGPLYGVIIAFKDFRVVDGIWGSPWVGFHHFQELFHSSDFYRLLKNTLLLNMYQLIFAFPAPIILAILLNEVRSRGFQRFVQTTMYLPHFVSWVIMSGLLIYFLSPTTGVVAQIVGWFGMEPVFFMGKKEYFRSIIVGSSILKDLGWGSIIYFAALSGINPEIQESAIIDGANRWQRIIRINIPSIMPTISIMFILSLGGFLSANFEQIINLLNPVTFETGDVIDTYVYRVGLQQFQYSYTAAIGLFKSFVGLLLILGANLTVRKMSQGENGLW, from the coding sequence ATGAAAACCATAAGAAAGCATGGAGAACTAATGGCGTTGTTTCTGTTTGCCTTTATCTTCTTCGTCATCTTTAAATATGGTCCGCTCTACGGCGTGATCATTGCCTTCAAGGATTTCCGGGTTGTGGATGGAATATGGGGAAGTCCCTGGGTGGGCTTCCATCACTTTCAGGAATTGTTTCATAGCAGCGACTTTTACCGTCTGCTTAAAAATACGCTCCTTCTGAACATGTACCAGCTGATCTTTGCTTTTCCTGCACCGATCATTCTGGCAATACTCCTGAACGAAGTCCGCTCCCGCGGCTTCCAGAGATTTGTTCAGACGACTATGTATCTGCCCCATTTCGTATCTTGGGTAATCATGTCGGGTCTTCTTATCTATTTTCTATCGCCAACTACCGGAGTTGTAGCTCAAATCGTAGGCTGGTTCGGAATGGAACCTGTCTTTTTCATGGGCAAGAAGGAATACTTCCGGAGCATCATCGTAGGTTCCTCCATCCTGAAGGATCTGGGCTGGGGTTCAATCATTTATTTTGCAGCTTTGTCGGGGATCAACCCCGAAATTCAGGAATCAGCCATTATTGACGGAGCGAACCGCTGGCAGCGGATCATCCGGATCAATATTCCTTCGATCATGCCTACCATTTCGATCATGTTCATCTTGAGTCTCGGCGGGTTCTTAAGCGCAAATTTTGAACAAATCATTAACCTGCTGAATCCGGTCACTTTTGAAACCGGCGATGTCATCGACACTTATGTCTATCGGGTGGGGCTGCAGCAGTTCCAATACAGCTACACGGCGGCTATCGGTCTGTTCAAATCATTTGTGGGGCTGCTGCTCATTCTGGGCGCCAATCTGACCGTGAGGAAAATGAGCCAAGGGGAGAACGGATTATGGTAG
- a CDS encoding pyridoxamine 5'-phosphate oxidase family protein produces MSKLNNSHQEAVETVRDLIKGIDTAMLTTISAEGLVSRPMKTQEVEFDGDLWFLTKKDTSKFEEILHDPRVNVIYADKSYVSIRGTAKLVQDVEKKKEFWNPGYDAFLQTSYDDPDVILIRVQAEAAEYWKSGNLAEKVTYLFKRLTKQDTEQSNLNETIDLK; encoded by the coding sequence ATGTCCAAATTGAACAACAGTCATCAGGAAGCTGTCGAGACGGTTAGAGATTTGATCAAAGGCATTGATACGGCCATGTTAACAACGATTTCGGCCGAAGGACTGGTATCCCGTCCCATGAAGACACAGGAAGTCGAGTTCGACGGAGATTTATGGTTTCTTACCAAGAAGGATACCAGCAAATTCGAGGAAATTCTTCATGACCCGAGGGTTAATGTCATATACGCTGATAAATCCTATGTCTCCATCCGTGGAACGGCCAAGCTTGTGCAGGATGTGGAGAAGAAAAAAGAATTTTGGAATCCCGGCTACGATGCTTTTCTGCAGACCAGCTATGATGACCCCGACGTGATTCTGATAAGGGTCCAAGCCGAAGCGGCTGAATATTGGAAGAGCGGCAACCTGGCCGAGAAAGTGACTTACCTGTTTAAACGGCTAACGAAGCAGGATACGGAGCAATCGAATCTTAATGAGACGATTGATTTGAAGTAG
- a CDS encoding extracellular solute-binding protein, with amino-acid sequence MQTKLKKLGNAIMPVIVVAGLLAGCGNGGDNGNNANNGKNAASPEASKSANTANTANTEKAAAKPVEITWGIHFQAQGVVEDSAVQKWLEEKFNVKIKPVKVTDASIASGEIPDIFMLGDPSNVSAYMNQGVLMDIDPNMLKEKMPEYSKDIEKNNALFQTVTVDNKLWAIPMFIDLKPYDLAMLWRKDWLDKVGITKAPETLDEFEKAVYAFAEKDPDGNGKKDTYGLTGTATSTWSSGFYSIFGAFGVEPTMWHEKNGELMNGSVMPETKEALAKLRQWYADGVIDPEFITDTQDSYRKKLYNNRIGVIEEQIAKGALPTSGTVTEMKSLNPNSELVFAKNPKGPGGDGSWDWGVKSNFVVISNKVKDQPEKLEKLFEILRAESSDEETINMTSLGVKGTHWDFVESGATSGATTFLTGFEKQEARDQIGVRLFSFGNITTQAYREKYSNPDLNEAIKTYSSAPNMTDALLFSALPSDGKYKNDLTSLMQKYFAQIISGEIPLDDFDKFVTEWKSRGGDELTKEANEMYQAQFKK; translated from the coding sequence GTGCAGACTAAACTTAAGAAACTAGGCAATGCCATTATGCCGGTGATCGTTGTGGCAGGCCTGCTTGCAGGGTGCGGCAATGGCGGAGATAACGGGAACAACGCGAACAATGGAAAAAACGCGGCTTCGCCAGAAGCAAGCAAGAGCGCAAACACTGCAAACACTGCAAACACTGAAAAGGCGGCAGCAAAGCCGGTGGAGATTACATGGGGGATTCACTTCCAGGCTCAGGGAGTTGTAGAGGACTCCGCCGTTCAGAAGTGGCTTGAAGAGAAATTCAATGTAAAGATCAAACCGGTGAAAGTGACCGATGCCAGCATCGCATCCGGAGAGATTCCCGACATCTTCATGTTGGGCGATCCCTCCAACGTGTCAGCGTATATGAATCAGGGTGTTCTGATGGACATTGATCCGAACATGCTGAAGGAAAAAATGCCGGAGTATTCCAAAGATATTGAAAAAAACAACGCGCTGTTTCAAACCGTTACTGTAGACAACAAGTTATGGGCCATCCCAATGTTTATTGATCTGAAGCCATATGATCTGGCGATGCTCTGGCGCAAGGATTGGCTGGATAAGGTAGGCATCACAAAGGCTCCGGAGACACTGGATGAGTTCGAGAAGGCAGTCTATGCATTTGCTGAGAAGGATCCGGACGGAAATGGCAAAAAAGATACCTACGGCTTGACGGGTACGGCGACGTCCACCTGGTCATCCGGCTTCTATTCCATCTTCGGTGCGTTCGGCGTGGAACCGACCATGTGGCACGAGAAGAATGGAGAACTGATGAACGGCTCCGTGATGCCGGAAACGAAGGAAGCGCTGGCCAAACTTCGGCAGTGGTATGCCGACGGGGTCATTGACCCTGAGTTTATCACGGATACACAGGATTCCTACCGCAAGAAGCTTTACAATAACCGGATTGGTGTTATTGAGGAGCAGATTGCCAAGGGTGCGCTCCCGACTTCGGGAACCGTGACGGAAATGAAGTCTTTGAATCCTAATTCGGAGCTGGTCTTTGCTAAGAATCCTAAGGGACCTGGTGGTGACGGCTCCTGGGACTGGGGAGTGAAGAGCAACTTTGTCGTCATCAGCAACAAAGTGAAGGATCAACCGGAAAAGCTTGAGAAGCTGTTCGAAATACTGAGAGCAGAAAGCAGTGACGAAGAAACCATCAACATGACCAGCCTCGGGGTGAAGGGCACTCATTGGGACTTCGTTGAGAGCGGAGCCACCTCTGGAGCCACTACGTTCCTGACTGGTTTCGAGAAGCAGGAAGCACGCGATCAGATCGGCGTTAGACTCTTCTCATTCGGTAACATCACGACGCAGGCCTACCGTGAGAAATACTCTAATCCGGATTTGAATGAAGCCATCAAAACCTACTCCTCCGCTCCAAATATGACGGATGCGCTGCTCTTCTCGGCGCTGCCTTCCGATGGCAAATACAAGAATGACCTGACTTCGCTGATGCAAAAATATTTCGCCCAAATCATCAGCGGTGAAATTCCACTCGATGATTTCGATAAGTTCGTTACAGAGTGGAAATCCAGAGGCGGCGATGAGTTGACCAAGGAAGCTAATGAGATGTACCAGGCTCAATTTAAAAAATAA
- a CDS encoding helix-turn-helix domain-containing protein, which translates to MLRNRSIKHNTMFVKLLLSFTAIAVITVILISTITYSISADNNIQNAIAYNESILTQQQELIHKELTAIKYAATGMITTQSYLYHTNGSKLSVSSLIDLTGFVEEQKKVSPYIDSIYLYYAPLELILTSRPEIKASPISTFVDTSWIEVWNQPSDSRTIWVTGRQDGFSPDHPAASLLQKMPLIGQVDGAIVMNLKLQLLFDDYLSHYHNKKGNTLVLGPDSELLYSDAAAGESLLQQLDPGRLTGASGFYIDDSDRIVSYTTSELTGWRFVDITKRSALLQGMDRIKVIVITVAAAYLIAAFTLSFFLSRRLYRPLQSVISYIGGSQAGQKDGEASQLPAGDEAGFIRHIFDQLARNWETLMTEKGKADSLLTDNRTAIKEKYLNDLIQGGSTDQAAELLGLRLDFTRFAVLTLELEEPYPLNGPDGNLQFHLFRYGLMEELGGDINGEIFAKDEKRTVILLTVPPGDDEFPLEQAKKLKQLLLTRYSMNATFAVSPIYKGEEKVRLAYENTLEALNLKMYIGKGEILSYDILADWKSEEEAYYYPYELETKLLQALLQTDKEECFNAIRQITRTVIDKKLGKANIQQLFFQLSGEIMKTLVQTRGDMSAVFGDRPAYADVLARAETLSDMEECLLDMCGRIITYHKEKRSKMTDVTLQLATDYMDANFNNNISVDTVAEYVQRSSSYLSRIFKESTGMTVNDYLIQLRMKRAMELLKQLDLSIEEICREIGYANVSYFNKMFKTRTGLTPGQYRQQQAADKLLAQGKEKAE; encoded by the coding sequence TTGCTGAGAAACCGCTCGATCAAACATAATACAATGTTCGTCAAGCTGCTTCTATCCTTCACTGCCATTGCCGTGATCACCGTCATTCTCATTTCCACCATTACTTACTCCATTTCGGCGGACAATAACATTCAGAACGCTATTGCGTACAACGAATCCATATTGACACAGCAGCAGGAGCTCATCCACAAGGAACTGACCGCCATCAAATATGCCGCCACCGGCATGATTACGACCCAGTCCTACCTGTATCATACAAACGGCAGCAAGTTAAGCGTCAGCTCCCTCATTGATCTCACCGGCTTCGTGGAAGAACAGAAGAAGGTCAGCCCCTACATCGATTCCATCTATTTATATTACGCCCCCTTGGAGCTTATCCTGACCTCGCGTCCCGAGATCAAGGCATCACCCATCTCCACCTTCGTGGACACCTCCTGGATTGAGGTCTGGAATCAGCCTTCTGACAGCCGCACAATCTGGGTTACCGGACGGCAAGACGGCTTTTCGCCGGATCATCCTGCCGCCAGTCTGCTTCAAAAAATGCCTTTAATCGGTCAAGTCGACGGTGCCATCGTCATGAATTTGAAGCTTCAGCTGCTATTCGACGACTATTTAAGCCATTATCATAATAAAAAAGGCAACACCCTTGTTTTAGGGCCGGATTCTGAACTGCTCTATTCCGATGCTGCTGCCGGGGAATCCCTGCTTCAACAGCTGGACCCCGGCCGGCTGACCGGGGCAAGCGGCTTCTACATTGATGATTCCGACCGGATCGTCTCCTATACAACCTCGGAGCTGACCGGCTGGAGATTCGTGGACATTACCAAACGTTCCGCTCTTCTGCAAGGAATGGACCGGATCAAGGTCATTGTCATCACGGTTGCGGCGGCATATCTGATAGCCGCGTTCACCTTATCCTTTTTCCTGTCCAGAAGATTGTATCGGCCGCTCCAGAGTGTAATTTCCTATATTGGCGGCTCCCAAGCCGGTCAGAAGGACGGAGAAGCCTCCCAACTGCCTGCCGGTGACGAAGCCGGCTTCATCCGTCATATCTTCGATCAGCTGGCCCGCAACTGGGAGACGCTGATGACGGAGAAGGGGAAGGCTGATTCCCTTCTTACCGATAACCGGACAGCGATCAAGGAGAAGTATTTGAACGACCTCATCCAGGGCGGCAGTACAGATCAGGCAGCGGAGCTGCTGGGGCTCCGGCTGGACTTTACCCGGTTTGCTGTGCTGACTCTTGAGCTGGAGGAGCCTTATCCGTTGAACGGACCGGATGGCAACCTCCAATTCCACTTGTTCCGCTACGGGCTGATGGAAGAGCTGGGAGGCGATATCAATGGTGAAATCTTCGCCAAGGATGAGAAGCGGACGGTGATTCTCCTGACCGTTCCTCCGGGCGACGACGAATTCCCGCTGGAGCAAGCCAAGAAGCTGAAGCAGCTTCTGCTGACCCGGTACAGCATGAACGCGACCTTCGCCGTCAGTCCAATTTACAAAGGAGAAGAAAAGGTCCGTTTGGCGTACGAGAATACTTTGGAAGCTCTGAATCTGAAAATGTACATCGGCAAAGGCGAAATTCTGTCCTATGACATTCTCGCCGACTGGAAATCAGAAGAGGAGGCTTATTATTATCCGTACGAGCTGGAAACAAAACTGCTGCAGGCGCTGCTGCAGACGGATAAAGAGGAATGCTTCAATGCCATTCGGCAGATCACCCGGACTGTGATTGACAAGAAGCTAGGGAAGGCCAATATCCAGCAGCTGTTCTTCCAGCTGAGCGGGGAAATTATGAAGACGCTTGTCCAGACCCGGGGCGATATGTCCGCAGTGTTCGGGGACAGACCGGCTTACGCAGATGTACTGGCACGTGCCGAGACCTTGTCCGATATGGAAGAGTGCCTGCTGGACATGTGCGGCAGGATCATCACCTACCACAAGGAGAAACGTTCCAAGATGACGGATGTGACCCTGCAGCTGGCGACGGACTATATGGATGCGAACTTCAATAATAATATTTCTGTGGACACGGTAGCCGAATATGTTCAGCGCAGCTCATCCTACTTAAGCCGTATCTTCAAGGAGTCCACAGGGATGACCGTCAACGATTATTTGATCCAGCTTCGCATGAAGCGGGCTATGGAGCTATTGAAGCAGCTCGACCTTTCCATTGAGGAGATCTGCCGGGAAATCGGATATGCGAACGTAAGCTATTTCAATAAGATGTTTAAGACCCGGACGGGGCTGACTCCCGGACAATACCGGCAGCAGCAGGCGGCCGACAAGCTTCTCGCTCAAGGGAAGGAAAAGGCCGAATAA
- a CDS encoding carbohydrate ABC transporter permease — protein MKVKKWQDLIAPAMIYFVLSLLALIVVYPFIHVIAVSFSGRGEALRSGFHFIPRDFEWRAYKELLEYPFIWSGYANTIFRMIVGTFLTLLVTVCAAYPLSRPDFPMKRVLVMLLLFTMIFDGGIVPNYLLIKELHLLNSRWVYVLPSAANAFQVLVMLSFFRSIPDALIEAARIDGARDIRILFRIVLPLSIPSLVTIGLWSLVHHINAFMDNLLYVTDQSKFVLQQVIRQILIENKLDPFTTATNLMPPAPESLKMASVIVCSLPVLIIYPFLLKYFEKGTMIGSVKG, from the coding sequence ATGAAGGTAAAAAAATGGCAGGATCTTATTGCCCCGGCAATGATCTATTTTGTATTATCACTACTCGCGCTTATCGTCGTTTACCCGTTCATCCATGTTATCGCAGTATCCTTCAGCGGCCGCGGGGAGGCACTCCGCAGCGGCTTCCATTTCATCCCAAGGGACTTCGAATGGAGAGCTTATAAGGAATTGCTGGAGTATCCATTCATCTGGTCGGGCTATGCGAATACTATATTCCGCATGATCGTAGGCACCTTCCTGACGCTGCTGGTCACCGTCTGCGCTGCTTATCCGCTGTCGCGCCCGGATTTTCCGATGAAACGTGTCCTGGTCATGCTCCTGCTGTTCACCATGATCTTCGACGGGGGCATTGTGCCGAATTATCTGCTCATTAAGGAGCTGCATTTGCTGAACTCACGCTGGGTGTATGTGCTGCCTTCGGCAGCTAACGCCTTCCAGGTTCTGGTCATGCTCTCGTTCTTCCGCTCCATTCCGGATGCGCTGATTGAAGCGGCCCGTATCGACGGAGCCAGAGACATTAGGATCTTGTTCCGTATCGTGCTGCCACTCTCCATTCCGTCCCTCGTGACGATCGGGCTGTGGTCGCTGGTTCATCATATCAACGCGTTCATGGACAATCTGCTGTATGTTACCGACCAGTCGAAATTTGTCCTGCAGCAAGTCATAAGGCAAATCCTCATTGAGAATAAGCTGGATCCGTTCACTACGGCAACCAATCTGATGCCTCCTGCACCAGAGAGCCTGAAGATGGCGTCAGTAATCGTATGTTCTTTGCCTGTGCTCATCATTTATCCTTTCTTGCTTAAGTACTTTGAGAAAGGAACAATGATCGGGTCGGTGAAAGGGTAA